A genomic window from Gemmatimonadota bacterium includes:
- a CDS encoding MerR family transcriptional regulator: protein MEITVGELALRTGLTVRTLHHYDDIGLLAPVSRSPAGYRLYGPGDVRRLQRIVSLRALGLPLADIADSLDRPEMTLGRVLRMHAERLDRQLDSLRALRERVRSLAGRLDAEGGVSAEELIALMEMTTMFEKHFTAEQLQTLAARREELGEDVIRAAEEEWPRLIARARAAMEAELPLDDPEVREIAARWRELTEAFTGGDEGIADAVRDVYWSEPEARQMAGFDPDIWAFIARASAAAR, encoded by the coding sequence ATGGAAATCACGGTTGGTGAACTCGCGCTACGCACCGGTCTGACGGTGCGCACGCTGCACCACTACGATGACATCGGGCTGCTCGCGCCGGTTTCGCGCAGCCCTGCCGGCTACCGGCTCTACGGGCCCGGCGACGTGCGGCGGCTGCAGCGGATCGTATCGCTGCGGGCATTGGGGTTGCCGCTCGCAGACATCGCGGACTCCCTCGATCGACCCGAAATGACCCTTGGCCGCGTGTTGCGGATGCACGCCGAAAGGCTGGACCGGCAGCTCGACTCCCTGCGCGCCCTGCGGGAGCGCGTGCGGTCGCTGGCCGGACGGCTCGACGCCGAAGGTGGCGTCTCGGCCGAAGAACTCATCGCGCTGATGGAGATGACCACGATGTTCGAGAAACACTTTACCGCAGAGCAGCTTCAGACGTTGGCCGCCAGACGCGAAGAGCTGGGCGAGGACGTCATCCGTGCCGCGGAGGAAGAGTGGCCGAGGCTGATCGCCCGCGCCCGCGCCGCGATGGAGGCCGAGCTTCCGCTCGACGACCCCGAGGTCCGGGAGATCGCGGCCCGCTGGCGCGAACTGACCGAGGCGTTCACGGGGGGCGATGAGGGCATCGCGGACGCCGTACGGGACGTGTACTGGAGTGAGCCGGAGGCGCG